The genomic DNA CTGGGGGGGCCCTTTCCATCACAGCACGGGACTGTCTCTTGCCTGCCGTCTCCCTGCTGCACTCTGCCGTGTGGAGCGCTGCTGGGACTGCAGTGAGCCATCTgcctcttctgctgcttctcactgcactgaggcagccacagggcagctgggctggaagcTGTGAGCTCTGGAAATGAAACTACATGTGTTGGAGCACTGCACAGTGCTGTGCTGCCTGAGCTCACCTGAGAGCTCAGGGACTGGCCAAAACTCTGCCGAATAACTCCGTCAACTTCACTCCAGCACAGCAGCGTGGCCTGTCCTGTGCCcacagcctgtttcagtgctgagctgcttttGTGCATGGGTACCACACCCAAGTTTTAATTGCAGTACAAGTAAAAGCAGTCATTTTGCTCAGGCAGAGCCCACTCCCACACTCTgatggcagcagccacaggggcTGAGGGCACAGAATGGGCAcgggggctggaaggggctgaAGAGTGCAGACACCGATCCATGTGTGAGCAACTGAACCTTGCACATGGGGTGTTCCTGCAAAAAAAGCTGAATGGTCAAGTCctctgtgtgagctgctggtctggcagagctgctgcctgctgatTCCTCACTGCAATTGCCACTGAACTCTGGCAGAGAAACCTACAGCAGAAACCTCCCCTCTGATCGCCTTGTGCCTGGTGGGGGGTGGGGAGCATGTGTGAGTAGAAGGGTTCTGCAGGCCCTTGGGGGCTGTAAGGGGAGAGGATCAATGTGATGAGTTGTGCTGGTCAGAGAGGTTTGTCACTACTGAGCTCAAGCCCCTGTTTTGCAATACCAAACTGGTCAGGGCCCCTTCCCAGGAGAACTTTTATCGTCCCACTCACATGGCTGCGACCCAACACCAGTTGTGCTCCTACACTGTCACCTCTGGCTTGTAAAAGATAGCCCAGATCCTACCCTAATCCTGACTGGTCTGGTGATCATTatctctcctcttccccctttTCACTTTGTCACCAGCACTTGGGTGGTTTGGGGTACTGTACTCGCAGGGGCTCATGGGCTTCTGCACCAGAGCCCAggtggctgtggggagcagcacCATTGTCATGCCCCAGGGCCTGGCACACTCACCTTCTTCCCACTAGCATTAAGACCTACCAAATGCTGCCCCAGCCTGATGTTTCCAGCCTGCAGCCACATGTGAACCTGCTCAGAGGTAAGTCAGGATGGCTACAGCCCTCTGAATTCTGCCAGACACCAGCCTGGACTTGCAGCTCTCCTCCTCGCTGTCCTTCCCAGGACAGGCAGGTGAGGACTGGGCTGTGAGGttgcccaccagccccagcacttACAGGTGCCCATGGGGGGGAGGCTAACACTGGGTGTGCATTTCAGGTGCTGCCATCTGAAGCCCTAAGTGACCCTTCCTTTGCTGGAAATGTCAGACTGTTTTGCTccaggaaggagaaaggagaagacaCAGTTAATTAGGACAGGCAGAACTTGAGTTGTTTAGTGTTTATTAAAGAGGGAATATACACACCTCTCCCTGGCAGAGTGGAGCAACGAGCCCAGGGCATGTCTCTTACAGCAACATCTACACCAGTGTTTGTGCAAAGGAAAGAACCAGCGTGTTTCTGAGCTGGGGGTGTGACGGAGCACAGCGAGAAACCcgcccctgtgctgctgcaacaCCTTCCAGGACAAGCCCTGGCCCACACCAGGCTGCTCCACTGACATGTACAACAGAAGGAAGAGGCAGCTTTATTGTGCTTAAGACAGCTGAACAAATCCCGGGTAGGACACACTCACAGCTCGTAAATATTGCTAATTACTTACAGTTAAGAAAGAATGTATCCTGACAGTGACAGAACCTGCCAGGCCACAGGATCTCAGGGTCAGCCTTGGTCATAAAGACCCAACTGCAGGTGGTTGTGAGCACAGCCCCTgtctgcagcccacagcaggaggaggcagctcctgcttgtTTGCCAACAAGGTGAGCTCACACCGAGTCAGAGGGTCCTGCTGACCTTCCCTGTGCTTGGCACCCGCAGTAAGAGCTGGCGAGGAGCACCCTGgccaggcagcccagcactAGCCCCTTGGGAGGATGCGTCTGCCAGCCCACCCCGTCCTCCCGGCAAGGAGAAGCTGCCCCTGGGAAGGAGAAGCTGCCCCTGGGAAGGAGAAGCTGCCCCTGGGAAGACAGCTCAGACAGGTCAGGCACAGGggtgagctgctccagctctccACTCAGATGACAGCTGAAAGGTTAAATGTGGATAAATGCGGTGGGGTTATATATAATGCTCCTGACTACCTATGGGATGTGTCTGAATGGTCAAAAGACACTCAAGTGTTGTTAGAAACCTCGAGTTAACCAAGAAGGACGACCTGGCCCTTAGGGAATCGACTCCTGGTTCGTGTTACTGCGGCCTTCGTGGAAGCGCCCTCAGCAAACCAGAGTGTCCTCAGGTGCCTCGTGGGAACGTGGCCCCAGTTCCTCGTTTCACAAGCACTGCACTTCTTCAGTCATCAAAGCTAGAAAACCTGGTTTTGTCTGAAAAGTGTCAAGTCTGAGAAGGACAGTTATTCCTCGGTGACcactgtgtgtgcacacacactgcTGCCCAAACGGCTCCTACGGACGTGGATTACAAAGAGTTATAAATCAGTAATACATTGTCAGGATACAGTGAGAGAGGGATGAGCCACCCTATAGCACAGACTATAATCTAGCATCAGTCACTACAACTGTACACATCTATACAGCCTCATATTCACCAGGGACTTCTGAGACAGGAACGGCAAGTACACGAATGCAGTAACGCTGTTCTAATCAGTTATCACTGACTCCAGCTGATGGGGGCCAACCGAGAGCCGGGACCGACGGGTTGCTTTTGTCACGCAGGGCTGAAGCTGAACCCATCGGCTCCTTCTTACCAGCCCTTGAAGGAAACTGCTGTTGAGAATTGCTCTGGAACCAGGCGCAAAGCGGGGGGAGCCGAGGCTGCCCCGTGCCCCGTGCCCGGCCTCGAGCTGTGTTTGACACCTCCACGCTGTCCCCAGGCTCTGCTGACACAGTGGTGTGGCTGAGaaaacttctctttttaaaagtggTTTTCTACAAGGGTGTTGCTCCTCAGGCAGACTGCAGGCCCCGAGGCCCTTCGGTCCTGAGTGCGTGTGGCCGGCACCGAGCAGCCCAGGAGGAGACAGCAGGCAAAGGTGAGGGAGGATGGTGTCAGTGTGTTTGGAGGTAGTCGCTTCCTCTCACAGCCCGCTCTGGCGTGGCTTTGGGTAGACCACCACGTTCATCTCTGCCTGCTCCCcctcctgctgagctgcagatgcCACGTCCCCTTCCCGAGATGCACCGAGAGAAGGGGCCGGCTGGATCCGGGCAGCTGGCGCCGCTCCCGGGAGGTCTCAGAGCCTGACCTAAGCACCCGTGGCTCGGGGCACAGCCTGGACCAAAGCTGGAGGCACTTTGTGCGTTCTCGAGCCAAGCTGCTGGCCCGTGGCCTTCACTGAGGGTGGCACCAGCACGAGAGAAAAGGCCGGGGAAGGCGCAAGGACAGCCAGAGGCACAGGGCCCCTCAGCACACACCTCGTGTAGCTGTCTGGGAAGGAGCAAGGGCAACTCGCTTGTGCTGCACTGACTCCCCTCTGTGCTTTGAAGGCCCCCTGCAAACATCCTGACAGATGGAAACACCTCACTGGGACGTAACCCAGACGAGAAAAAGGGCCTGTTTCAGCCAGGAAAGTTGAAGGTGTATCACAGCCTTAGTGCAGGCGTGAGAGATCAGATCAGGCTGGGAACGTGGTAAGAATCACTCAGGCTGCTGCGAGTTCACCACTCTGCAAGTCCAGGGGCTGCACTCCCGTGAGGAGTCTGAAACAGCGAGTAcagcggggaagggggaaggagattgtcaggaaaaaacccaaaaccccagaAAATAGAAATCCTACAAAAGCAACATTACTGAGTGGGAGCTGCACCGAGCCGCTGCCCGCTGCTCGCCTCACACCGTGGTTTCTATAGTCTCGATCACTTCCAGCTCGCACTGGGAGGGTGACAGGAGCGGGCACTCATCTGGTTCCCAGCTGCTATCCGGGCTGTAGTCGTCTTCTGAGCTGAGCTCAGCCACCCCCTCCGTGTCCTCGTCACACGACTCCACGTAGTGAACCCCCACCGCATTGATCCCGGAGTCCTCGGAGCTGGAAGGCGACGAGCAGTGAGCCGGTTTTGGTGTATTGCTCTCTTTTGTGAGTAAGGCATTGCCAACAGGGGCTTCCTCGGGCTTGACCttgtggggcagggctgggggctgcctctGCACGTAGCACATCTTGCCGTTGATGCATTTCACTCGGTAATTGTCAATGAAGAGGTCTGTGATGGTGCAGAACTGGGGGGAGTcggggggcagggggggctgGAAGACGGGAGCGAACTTGAGGAAGTGTTCGGTGAGCGAAACGGAGATCTGGATGGTGTTGGTGGACTCCCGGGGGTGCACAGGGATCTCGGTGCTGGGAAGCTGCTCCACGGGGGTCATGGGCTGATACACGTATTTACCTGTGGGGGAagcacagaggcagcacaggaaGCTTGTTATCTTGGAAGTCAGGGAACAAAGCCCTGGCAGGACGCTTGGCCTTGGCTGTTGTCACTGCCAGGCAACACCTGCTCTAGCTGCAGTGGCCTCAAGATGTTTTGTCCTCTCCTGAtgtacaaggaagaatttcttccctgttgaggtgatggaGTGATGggagaggctgcccagatgggctgtggaggctccttctctggagacattcaaccccagctggatgagttcctgtgtgccctgctctaggtgtccctgctctggcaggggggttggactcagATGAACTttcaaggtccctcccagcccttgagattctgattctgtgatgctaatACTGCagaggtaagcataaccataccCCAGTCCcactcctctccctgccccttcTTCCAACACATCACTAACTCTAGAACTAAACAAGCTCCCAGGAGCACAACTGCATCACAGAGTGGGACAGACAGCAAGCCTGCCCACACCTCTTTCTAAGCGAGAGAGGACCAAAAAGATGCTGGGAGACTTCAGAGCTCCactgagcacacacacagcagttCTAGCTTACAGTGGTTTTGCCACAGTAATTTATTCCAGATTGTCACGAGTCTCCCTGGATGCATTTccatgttggtttttttcttctggggGCTACATCATGAGGTGTTTCTCAGTCTTCAAACAAGAGGTTTGCACGTGACTGCAACTGGAATTTTAAGGCAGAAAAATCAGGGGATTCCCAAACCACAGAAGTGCTTCTGGCATCTTGATTATCTGGTTAAGTAGTAAGAAAACAGGATTATGTTGGTTACATAGAGCTGAACCAAGGGTGAACTTAAaatctttaatgaaataaataagaGGGCAGAAAATCAGTGTTTTGTTAGGAATAATGAGAAACCTGAGGCTATGCCCAAGACTAAAAGGCTGCATTTGATTTGCATGAAGCCTCTGAAAGATTCATGTCTCCCTGGGGGCTTGTACGCTCTGAAAGCACAAACTTCCAGCAGACTTGGAGGTTGGGAGGCTCTCACAAGAGTTTTGATGCACGAGTTGCAAGCACTGCTTTTGCAAAGGCAGAAGCATGAAAGCACTGAAGGGCTGTTTGGATGCTTGAAGCTCTCCAGTAAGGAGCAGAAAGGCAGTAATGTCTTAATGAAGCCAGCTGGGCTCTGAGGAGACCTGCCACACGTCTGTAGctcccagggaggtgctggtgtGGAAAAGCAGGCAAAGCAGGAGAGAACTGATACCAAAGATACAAAGCATGGAAGAACAGACCCCCTTTGAGAGGTAAGATCAGCAAGTGTTTGTAAGGAAGAAACCCCCTTTGTGCAGTCAGCACACAGAGAGCAGAATGAAAGAGCCCTCCATGTAAACTTTGCAAAGCAGGATGAATGAGGCTGAGTGCTCAGGGGCTGTTTGGGTGCCAGTCAGAGCTGAGCATCCAGCTTCTGCTGACTGAATGACAAAAGCAGACAGTGAAAAGTGGCGAGTTGTGACCACACGTGGACAAAACAAAGTCTGAGCTACCACCAGAGACCTTCTCCACATTCACTACCCATGCAGGAGGCAGTTACACAACCACACAAGGTCAGAATCAAAtagtgggggctggaagggccctgcagagctcatccagcccagcccctgctccagcaggttcccctggctcagggggcacaggaacgtgtccaggtgggtttgggaacctcctgagaaggagcctccacagcctccctgggcagcctgggccagggctccctcagctcagcaccaaaggagcttctccttgtgttccagtggagctgtttgtgtcccagctgatgtccagcccagtcctgtcactggacactacagaaccAAGTGTCAGCTCAtcctcccgacacccaccctttgggtaCTGAGACATGAGAtccttacaagtatttaaaagtagtAGATGGATGTATTACATTTCTATGAGTCTCCATGTATCTAATGAGTGTGCTTTGGTCACTGGGTGTGCATGCCAGAAGAATCCTCCCCTGCACCCTAATAAACCAGTGTCAGCTTTCTGGTGTCATTTGCTTGGGAGGGTTTTCTTGGTTACGATTTTTGGTGGCAGAGGGTCAAGGACCAGCCACCCTGAAGAGAAAAACCCAGTCCTCTGGTGCCATGGGAGAGAACAACCTCCTGAGTCACACTGAGCAGCAGgggaaaagaacattttgtgACTAGGTTTGACCAGCTCCCCTCAGAtatctggtttggtttttactgTGCTCTGAGGAAGGATAATGACCCCTGGAAAGCTCTGTGTAAACAAGACAGGCCTTCTCCCCTCCTGTTTGATGATGGCTGGATGGCAGAAAATACAAAGCCATCTTCTCTGCCTGCCACCCTTTTAATATAGCATGGTCTGTTTCTAAGGTTGCTGTGCCTCAGAGGAGTTAAGTGCTGGCATCAAACAAGGAACCCTTCAGCCACGGGCAGAGCAGAGCTCGTAATCCTGCAGTGCCCTttggggcagcagcacaggtatTTTGGTTCTGGCAGTCACTGAGGGATGAGGGCTCATGGGCATTTTTTCAGCTCTTGCTGACACGTCTCTGGGAAGCTCCCTGGGGTAGGAGGGCAGCCCTCCCCATCACAACCCCCTCTAACAGCAGCAGCCCACATCTTCCCCcatctgctctcctcctctgttCTCTCTTGAAAGGAGAGGACATGAAATATGCTGCTGTCTTACAAAGCAACACAGGTGACCAGTGGCTGGAGCTGTGGTGTCTGATAAAACCCAGCTCCCAGCACGTGAAACGCAGCTCACCATAGCCTGAAACCACACAGCTGGATTTATTCAGTGTGCTGggagtgctgctgtgtgggcTCCTGTTCCCTTCTGTTGCCAACCAGAtaccaacacacacacaaaataatcCCTCAACTCAGTTTCGTGCCACCTCTATTTGAAGTGTCTGAGAAAGTGGTGAAGATCTTAACAGGATCAAAGAAAAGGTGTGTGCACAACTGGAGGAGACTGTTACTTCAGCCAGCCAGCACgtgctggcagagcacaggaggctgctgggagAAGCAAGCAGGGGATTCAAGGCAGGGCAGCTCACAGCACAGCCACTGAACGATGGGGCTTTGAGTCACCAGTTGCactttttaatcctttttccCCAAAAGTGGCAGGAGGGACAGGTGAGGTGTTACCCAGGAGCTCAGCTGGATGATTTCCCATTGCAGCAGCATGGGGTAAGTCTCTGCATGTTTCAAAACTGCCCCACTGGCACTAATTTCAGGGTAGAACAGTGACTATTCTGTTACCAGGATTTTCAGATCCCATTTGGGTGACCTCCCAGCACCTGAAACAGTTTCCTCCTGTTCCAAGGACAAGCTTTGCCAAGGTAAAGCAGGAATCAcccaagaggggaaaaaaagagacttctTCTACCTGAactgatttctgcttttctttagcATGATGGCACCAGGCTTGTTAAGTTCCAGGTAGTTTTAGGGCCAAGT from Colius striatus isolate bColStr4 chromosome 12, bColStr4.1.hap1, whole genome shotgun sequence includes the following:
- the C12H3orf70 gene encoding UPF0524 protein C3orf70 homolog — encoded protein: MSGAAAGKSEKLDEAQALARSCAGRPDFQPCDGLSLCATHSHGRCFRLHWCCHLGWCHCKYVYQPMTPVEQLPSTEIPVHPRESTNTIQISVSLTEHFLKFAPVFQPPLPPDSPQFCTITDLFIDNYRVKCINGKMCYVQRQPPALPHKVKPEEAPVGNALLTKESNTPKPAHCSSPSSSEDSGINAVGVHYVESCDEDTEGVAELSSEDDYSPDSSWEPDECPLLSPSQCELEVIETIETTV